A single region of the Pelobates fuscus isolate aPelFus1 chromosome 4, aPelFus1.pri, whole genome shotgun sequence genome encodes:
- the NXPH1 gene encoding neurexophilin-1, whose translation MQAVYYLLVLLLQSTLHLVTCANSTGGGKLGSLKSGNSLSTLKHIWTESNKELSISRLLSQTFRSKENRTSLDMRYDTPEPYTEQELWDWLRNNTDLQEPRPRAKRRPIVKTGKFKKMFGWGDFHSNIKTVKLNLLITGKIVDHGNGTFSVYFRHNSTGQGNVSVSLVPPTKIVEFDLAQQSVIDAKDSKSFNCRIEYEKVDKATKNTLCNYDPSKTCYQEQTQSHVSWLCSKPFKVICIYISFYSTDYKLVQKVCPDYNYHSDTPYFPSG comes from the coding sequence GTGACATGTGCAAATTCAACAGGTGGTGGAAAACTTGGAAGCTTAAAATCAGGAAATTCTTTATCAACGCTTAAGCACATATGGACAGAAAGCAACAAAGAGTTGTCAATCAGCCGACTCCTTTCACAGACTTTTCGCAGTAAAGAAAATAGAACATCTTTGGATATGAGATATGATACTCCAGAACCTTACACTGAGCAAGAGCTTTGGGATTGGCTGAGGAACAACACTGACCTGCAAGAACCTCGTCCTAGAGCAAAAAGGCGGCCCATTGTGAAAACTGGAAAATTTAAGAAAATGTTCGGATGGGGAGATTTTCACTCCAATATCAAAACCGTAAAATTAAATTTATTGATAACTGGGAAAATTGTTGATCATGGCAACGGAACCTTCAGTGTTTATTTTAGACACAACTCAACCGGTCAAGGAAATGTTTCTGTGAGTTTGGTTCCTCCAACTAAAATTGTGGAATTCGACTTGGCGCAACAATCAGTGATAGATGCTAAAGATTCCAAGTCTTTTAATTGTCGCATTGAATATGAGAAGGTTGACAAAGCAACGAAGAATACACTTTGCAATTATGATCCATCAAAAACATGCTACCAGGAGCAGACCCAGAGTCACGTATCTTGGTTGTGTTCCAAGCCCTTTAAAGtgatctgtatttatatatcattttatagtACAGATTATAAACTAGTTCAGAAGGTGTGTCCTGATTACAACTACCACAGTGACACACCCTATTTCCCTTCTGGTTGA